A window of the Paraburkholderia sp. ZP32-5 genome harbors these coding sequences:
- a CDS encoding ABC transporter permease, producing the protein MSTPSQQMMPSGIDAASLAHVERVAQKKIRQRQALVISLRVLVLVVVLGGWELSARLKWIDPFFFSMPTEIFNQIVDWFVNGTSQGPLLTQVWVTLEETGLGFIIGAIGGIVCGIVLGRNKLLSDVFSLYIKIANSIPRVVLGSVFVISLGLGMASKVALAVVMVFFVVFANAFQGVREADRYMIANAQILGASRRQVTTSVVIPSALSWILASLHVSFGFALVGAVVGEFLGSKQGIGLLISTAQGAFNASGVFAAMIVLAVVALAADYLLTAVENRLLKWRPSSV; encoded by the coding sequence ATGTCTACACCCTCTCAACAGATGATGCCGTCGGGCATCGATGCCGCGTCGCTCGCTCACGTCGAGCGCGTCGCGCAAAAGAAGATCCGTCAGCGTCAGGCGCTGGTGATTTCGCTGCGCGTGCTGGTGCTCGTCGTCGTGCTCGGCGGCTGGGAACTGTCCGCGCGGCTGAAGTGGATCGACCCGTTCTTCTTCTCGATGCCAACCGAGATCTTCAATCAGATCGTCGACTGGTTCGTGAACGGCACGTCGCAAGGCCCGTTGCTCACGCAGGTATGGGTCACGCTGGAAGAAACCGGGCTCGGCTTCATCATCGGCGCGATCGGCGGCATCGTCTGCGGTATCGTGCTGGGCCGTAACAAGCTGCTGTCGGACGTGTTCAGCCTGTACATCAAGATCGCCAACTCGATTCCGCGCGTCGTGCTCGGTTCGGTGTTCGTGATTTCGCTGGGGCTCGGGATGGCGTCGAAAGTCGCGCTCGCGGTCGTGATGGTGTTCTTCGTCGTGTTCGCCAATGCATTCCAGGGCGTGCGCGAAGCCGACCGCTACATGATCGCGAATGCGCAGATTCTCGGTGCGTCGCGCCGCCAGGTGACGACGTCGGTGGTAATTCCGTCGGCACTCAGCTGGATTCTCGCGAGCTTGCACGTGAGCTTCGGCTTTGCGCTGGTCGGCGCGGTGGTCGGCGAATTCCTCGGCTCGAAGCAGGGTATCGGCTTGCTGATTTCGACCGCGCAGGGCGCGTTCAATGCAAGCGGCGTGTTCGCGGCGATGATCGTGCTCGCCGTCGTGGCGCTCGCGGCGGACTATCTGTTGACTGCAGTCGAAAACCGGCTGCTGAAGTGGCGGCCGAGTTCGGTTTGA
- a CDS encoding ABC transporter ATP-binding protein, with the protein MNQSTSRDTPAIEMRNVSCRFISPDGKATVALRDFSMAVARGEFVAVVGPTGCGKSTTLSMITGLLKPTTGEVRVMGVPVDGIDPRIGFVFQADAVFPWRSVLDNVAAGPLYRGRSKSAAYDEANEWLRRVGLEKFGKHYPHQLSGGMRKRVALAQTFINKPEILLMDEPFSALDMQTRTLMQDELLQLWGGAGSVVFVTHDLEEAIALADRVFVLTARPATLKKVYEIDLPRPRITSEIRYDPRFIEISRDIWHDLREEVQIG; encoded by the coding sequence ATGAATCAATCTACGTCACGCGATACGCCAGCGATCGAAATGCGCAACGTGTCGTGCCGTTTCATTTCCCCGGACGGCAAGGCAACCGTTGCGTTGCGCGACTTCAGCATGGCTGTTGCGCGCGGCGAATTCGTCGCGGTGGTCGGCCCGACCGGCTGCGGCAAGTCCACCACGCTCAGCATGATCACCGGCCTGCTGAAGCCGACCACCGGTGAGGTGCGCGTGATGGGCGTGCCGGTGGACGGCATCGATCCGCGTATCGGCTTCGTGTTCCAGGCCGACGCGGTGTTTCCGTGGCGCTCGGTGCTCGATAACGTGGCGGCCGGCCCGCTGTATCGCGGCCGTTCGAAATCGGCCGCTTACGACGAAGCAAACGAATGGCTGCGTCGCGTGGGTCTCGAGAAGTTCGGCAAGCACTATCCGCATCAACTGTCCGGCGGTATGCGCAAACGCGTCGCGCTTGCGCAAACCTTCATCAACAAGCCGGAAATCCTGTTGATGGACGAACCGTTCTCGGCGCTCGACATGCAGACGCGCACGCTGATGCAGGACGAGCTGCTGCAATTGTGGGGTGGCGCCGGTTCGGTCGTGTTCGTCACGCACGATCTGGAAGAAGCCATCGCGCTCGCCGACCGCGTGTTCGTGCTGACCGCGCGCCCGGCAACGCTGAAGAAAGTGTACGAAATCGATCTGCCGCGTCCGCGCATCACGTCGGAGATCCGCTACGACCCGCGCTTTATCGAAATCTCGCGCGACATCTGGCACGACCTGCGCGAAGAAGTGCAAATCGGTTAA